A region from the Drosophila mauritiana strain mau12 chromosome 2L, ASM438214v1, whole genome shotgun sequence genome encodes:
- the LOC117150493 gene encoding uncharacterized protein LOC117150493, with amino-acid sequence MIFLFLMLLPLALANMEITNYTDAQTVSVYKGLGKLQISSTKLIHLIDLEQLETELYKIREHTINDLKGSYLYHTLTHEIAQAFTALSTLTSKYRKARSINWIGSAWKFVAGNPDHDDLTMIENNLNSLITNNNDQVIVNKQLQSRINNLTTISNMLTNSIKKDNNFNNEIATSLQNQVRLIKEEIVNIKYAIQWAKINVINTLLLNEFELNEVNKIFQKNNITSLSIEEMLEFVDVSVLHNKTAIIYIIKIPELDPTTYQDMLIKPVIKNNFIVHLETNEIFIAQKEIINVPKNCKISNYLKICKKENTVNLKQTKCIAKLIEGKEALCDFSNAEHIQKIEEIDGSLILLNNYTGNLIHNNITYNLKGTYLVHFWNDTVQINSKQFNNKEKSILKPGTPIIQMSPIEVERLKILSLESLEALNIKNTKHLNNVTTHSTINRIAILCLLGTVILLSIISKIHFKPREKVTIQIQQEPPTLNSKLKPRPIQPEFNNIPYF; translated from the coding sequence gattttcttatttttaatgcTTCTGCCATTAGCATTGGCAAATATGGAAATCACTAATTACACCGACGCTCAAACCGTCTCAGTGTACAAAGGATTAGGGAAACTACAAATATCATCAACTAAATTAATCCATCTAATAGACCTAGAACAGCTAGAAACAGAATTGTACAAAATACGAGAACACACAATTAATGACTTAAAAGGAAGCTACCTCTACCATACACTAACACACGAAATAGCTCAGGCATTTACCGCATTAAGTACTCTGACCTCAAAATATCGCAAAGCTCGATCAATCAATTGGATTGGTTCCGCTTGGAAATTTGTGGCAGGAAATCCGGATCATGACGACTTAACTATGAtcgaaaataatttaaatagcCTTATAACTAACAATAACGATCAGGTAATAGTTAATAAACAACTGCAAAGTAGAATCAATAATTTAACAACAATCTCAAATATGCTTACGAACTCAATAAAAAAGGATAACAATTTTAACAATGAAATAGCAACGAGTCTGCAAAATCAGGTCAGATTGATAAAAGAAGAAATTGTAAACATTAAATATGCCATTCAATGGGCAAAAATTAACGTAATTAACACACTCCTTTTAAACGAATTTGAACTAAAtgaagtaaataaaatatttcaaaaaaacaatattacCTCTTTATCAATCGAAGAAATGCTAGAATTTGTTGATGTTTCAGTATTACATAATAAAACAGCGATTATCTATATCATCAAAATACCAGAACTAGACCCCACTACCTATCAAGATATGTTGATAAAACCcgttataaaaaataactttattgTACACTTAGAAACGAATGAAATATTCATAGCGCAAAAAGAAATCATTAATGTACCCAAAAACTGTAAAATATCcaattacttaaaaatatgtaaaaaagaaaacactgtaaatctaaaacaaacaaaatgtattgcTAAGTTAATTGAGGGAAAGGAAGCGCTGTGTGACTTCAGTAATGCAGAACATATTCAGAAAATAGAGGAGATCGATGGCAGCTTAATATTACTTAACAACTACACCGGCAACTTAATACACAACAACATAACTTACAATCTAAAAGGAACATACCTGGTTCATTTCTGGAACGATACCGTTCAAATAAATAGCAAGCAATTCAACAATAAAGAAAAATCTATCCTAAAACCCGGAACACCAATAATTCAAATGTCACCCATAGAAGTGGAGAGGTTAAAAATTTTGTCATTGGAATCACTGGAGGCCCTCAACATCAAAAACACAAAGCACTTAAATAACGTAACAACACACTCTACCATAAACCGCATCGCCATCTTGTGCTTACTGGGCACCGTCATACTTCTTTCAATAATCTCCAAAATCCACTTTAAGCCCAGAGAGAAAGTAACCATTCAAATTCAACAAGAGCCTCCCACGCTTAATAGTAAACTTAAGCCAAGGCCGATACAGCCCGAATTCAACAATATTCCCTATTTCTAA